The Chitinophagales bacterium genomic sequence TCCGACTGGAATATCTGGTAGATGTTTTTCAGGCGTTGAGACTTCAGTGCCAGTTCTCTTATGTCTGTTTCATAATCACTAATGGCTTTTTCCGCTGCCATCCGTTCAGACAGGTCACGTGTTATTTTTACAAACCCTATTACCTTACCATCAGCGTCTTTTACTGCTGTTATTACTACAAAGGCCCAAAACCTGTCGTCATCCTTGGCCACTCTCCAGCCTTCGGTCTGTACACGCCCATTGGTTCGCGCTTCTTCCAGCAATCTTTGTGGTAAACCTGCCTGCCGGTCTTCTTCTGTATAAAATATCTCAAAGCTCTTACCGGTTACTTCATGCTCTTTATAGCCTTTTATACGCTCAGCACCACGGTTCCACGAAACGACCTTGCCCTCTGCATTCAGCAGGAACAAAGCATAATCCTCAATGTCATTTATTATATCCTCAAATATATGCCCTTTCATAAGTTGGCTTCTTATAATGATTCCTGCTTTTATATGGGTATGAGGATAATTTGTATGTTTCTTATATCCACAAGGTTAAGTCTAAAATAAGCCCTTTTTTTTATTTTGTTGATATTTTAATAAGCTTTCAATAAAAAAGTTAAACAAAATCTCCGTCTAATCTTATAGCCTTAAGCATTTTACAGCTAAATAAACCGCCTTACTTACTACCTTTGCGCACAATATCCCGAAAAGATCACATGTCAGATAGTAGAAAGCCATATTTAAGACTGAGTGGATTAGAACCGCTGGTAATACGCCCCGAGAGCAATTTTGTAAACGTTGGCGAACGTACCAATGTTACAGGGTCCAAAAAATTTGCACGCCTTATCAGGGAAGATAAATATGAAGAAGCCTTGTCTGTAGCCAGGCAGCAGGTAGAGAATGGTGCGCAGATACTGGATGTGAATATGGATGATGCTATGCTGGACGGCGTAGCGGTGATGACCAAATTCATCAACTTATTACAGGCTGAGCCGGATATCGCAAAGATCCCTGTCATGCTCGACTCGTCTAAGTTCGAGA encodes the following:
- a CDS encoding PAS domain S-box protein, encoding MKGHIFEDIINDIEDYALFLLNAEGKVVSWNRGAERIKGYKEHEVTGKSFEIFYTEEDRQAGLPQRLLEEARTNGRVQTEGWRVAKDDDRFWAFVVITAVKDADGKVIGFVKITRDLSERMAAEKAISDYETDIRELALKSQRLKNIYQIFQSEVTDYAIIMLDKNGMIVDWNPGARKIKGYEYEEVLGKHFSIFYSEEDKRNMLPESLLMKADMEGRVEHEGWRIKKDGSRFWANVTITALHDREGQVRGYAKITKDQTRQLLAENALKQRIEELEQEVERLKVNS